The following proteins are encoded in a genomic region of Cataglyphis hispanica isolate Lineage 1 chromosome 9, ULB_Chis1_1.0, whole genome shotgun sequence:
- the LOC126852099 gene encoding islet cell autoantigen 1-like protein isoform X2, producing MHDDSAITKMQHQFWVTKQVLSRRLGKKEDECIIASDAELDAKLELFRSIQESCSYLQRVIDRYQERLCNLAQEENAMGRFLKDAGKQDKTRAGKMMSAVGKSLSYSGQQRLALRAPLGRLYQEVETFRQRAIEDTLQNVQAMEKARTEYRAALSWMKNISQDLDPDTSKQVERFKKVQARVKQGKIIFDNLALDCLQKVDLLAAARCNMFSHALVLYQTTLLNFTKKSAQAYSTIANSFKGYQHFDFTVVRELAETSSKLAQETGGDDDPENKDKLPFFDMDYHDDVEEAQEATTNSENTSGKTKQSEKLLDIENEPKDILIHLDETTNSSRNGIVHNTNDTENDKGLEEFFGNLILEKDISNNTGQSVTKTEENNHSTFKKNSEEQKLAMDIFEECNTNFNLTDLPLLSSEAQQQQSLNLLTSESAALFDEILNDKQQCTNNDWEGISNDTFLPPNILKQSLGDAALGMGQKSVTTNNVDDKKKNKTGKQKGNSWLDLFAELDPLANPMENLSGDSNASA from the exons ATGCATGATGATTCTGCTATAACAAAGATGCAACATCAATTCTGGGTGACGAAACAGGTTTTATCTCGGAGATtgggaaaaaaagaggatGAATGTATAATTGCTTCAGATGCTGAACTGGATGCAAAGCTAGAATTGTTCCGCAGTATCCAAGAATCTTGTTCTTACTTACAAAGAGTTATTGACAGATACCAAGAAAGATTATGTA ATTTAGCTCAAGAGGAAAATGCAATGGGACGTTTCTTAAAAGATGCTGGAAAACAAGATAAAACTCGTGCTGGCAAAATGATGTCAGCAGTTGGAAAATCCTTATCTTATTCAGGTCAACAAAGACTTGCATTGAGAGCTCCTTTGGGTCGATTGTATCAAGAAGTAGAAACATTTAGGCAAAGAGCTATTGAAGATACATTACAAAATGTGCAAGCAATGGAAAAAGCTCGTACAGAATATCGAGCTGCTCTGTCatggatgaaaaatatttctcaagatTTAGATCCAGATACATCTAAACAAgtagaaagatttaaaaaagttcAAGCACGTGTTAAACA gggcaaaataatttttgacaatctGGCCCTTGACTGTCTTCAGAAGGTTGACTTATTAGCAGCGGCAAGGTGCAATATGTTCAGCCATGCCTTAGTTTTATATCAAACCACACTCCtgaattttacaaagaaatctGCACAAGCATACTCGACAATAGCAAACAGCTTCAAAGGCTATCAACATTTTGATTTCACAGTTGTACGAGAATTGGCTGAAACTTCTAGTAAATTGGCACAAGAAACAGGAGGTGATGACGATCCAGAAAATAAGGATAA ATTACCATTTTTCGATATGGATTATCATGATGATGTTGAAGAGGCACAAGAAGCTACTACAAATTCAGAAAATACCTCAGGGAAAACTAAACAAAGTGAGAAGCTCTTGGATATAGAAAATGAGCCAAaggatatattaatacatttagaTGAGACTACAAATTCTTCGAGGAACGGAATTGTGCATAATACTAATGATacagaaaatgataaaggtCTTGAAGAGTTCTTTGGAAATTTAATCTTAGAAAAAGATATCTCCAATAATACCGGACAATCGGTTACAAAAACAGAGGAGAATAATCATTCcacatttaagaaaaattctgaAGAGCAGAAGTTAGCAATGGATATATTTGAAGAgtgtaatacaaattttaatttaactgatTTACCATTGTTATCATCAGAAGCTCAACAGCAgcaatcattaaatttattgacttCCGAAAGTGCAGCATTATTCGATGAAATTCTGAATGATAAGCAACAATGCACAAATAATGATTGGGAAGGCATATCAAATGATACTTTCCTACCgccaaatattttgaaacagaGTTTGGGAGATGCAGCACTAGGTATGGGACAGAAGAGTGTCACAACTAATAACGTGGACGACaaa AAAAAGAACAAGACTGGAAAGCAAAAAGGTAACTCATGGTTGGACTTATTTGCAGAATTGGATCCATTGGCTAATCCAATGGAGAATCTTTCTGGTGATAGTAATGCTTCTGCTTAA
- the LOC126852099 gene encoding islet cell autoantigen 1 isoform X1: MNAYNRGAPGISGNAFDCWVQKSNMHDDSAITKMQHQFWVTKQVLSRRLGKKEDECIIASDAELDAKLELFRSIQESCSYLQRVIDRYQERLCNLAQEENAMGRFLKDAGKQDKTRAGKMMSAVGKSLSYSGQQRLALRAPLGRLYQEVETFRQRAIEDTLQNVQAMEKARTEYRAALSWMKNISQDLDPDTSKQVERFKKVQARVKQGKIIFDNLALDCLQKVDLLAAARCNMFSHALVLYQTTLLNFTKKSAQAYSTIANSFKGYQHFDFTVVRELAETSSKLAQETGGDDDPENKDKLPFFDMDYHDDVEEAQEATTNSENTSGKTKQSEKLLDIENEPKDILIHLDETTNSSRNGIVHNTNDTENDKGLEEFFGNLILEKDISNNTGQSVTKTEENNHSTFKKNSEEQKLAMDIFEECNTNFNLTDLPLLSSEAQQQQSLNLLTSESAALFDEILNDKQQCTNNDWEGISNDTFLPPNILKQSLGDAALGMGQKSVTTNNVDDKKKNKTGKQKGNSWLDLFAELDPLANPMENLSGDSNASA; the protein is encoded by the exons ATGAATGCTTA TAACAGAGGTGCACCAGGTATATCAGGAAATGCTTTTGATTGCTGGGTTCAAAAGTCTAATATGCATGATGATTCTGCTATAACAAAGATGCAACATCAATTCTGGGTGACGAAACAGGTTTTATCTCGGAGATtgggaaaaaaagaggatGAATGTATAATTGCTTCAGATGCTGAACTGGATGCAAAGCTAGAATTGTTCCGCAGTATCCAAGAATCTTGTTCTTACTTACAAAGAGTTATTGACAGATACCAAGAAAGATTATGTA ATTTAGCTCAAGAGGAAAATGCAATGGGACGTTTCTTAAAAGATGCTGGAAAACAAGATAAAACTCGTGCTGGCAAAATGATGTCAGCAGTTGGAAAATCCTTATCTTATTCAGGTCAACAAAGACTTGCATTGAGAGCTCCTTTGGGTCGATTGTATCAAGAAGTAGAAACATTTAGGCAAAGAGCTATTGAAGATACATTACAAAATGTGCAAGCAATGGAAAAAGCTCGTACAGAATATCGAGCTGCTCTGTCatggatgaaaaatatttctcaagatTTAGATCCAGATACATCTAAACAAgtagaaagatttaaaaaagttcAAGCACGTGTTAAACA gggcaaaataatttttgacaatctGGCCCTTGACTGTCTTCAGAAGGTTGACTTATTAGCAGCGGCAAGGTGCAATATGTTCAGCCATGCCTTAGTTTTATATCAAACCACACTCCtgaattttacaaagaaatctGCACAAGCATACTCGACAATAGCAAACAGCTTCAAAGGCTATCAACATTTTGATTTCACAGTTGTACGAGAATTGGCTGAAACTTCTAGTAAATTGGCACAAGAAACAGGAGGTGATGACGATCCAGAAAATAAGGATAA ATTACCATTTTTCGATATGGATTATCATGATGATGTTGAAGAGGCACAAGAAGCTACTACAAATTCAGAAAATACCTCAGGGAAAACTAAACAAAGTGAGAAGCTCTTGGATATAGAAAATGAGCCAAaggatatattaatacatttagaTGAGACTACAAATTCTTCGAGGAACGGAATTGTGCATAATACTAATGATacagaaaatgataaaggtCTTGAAGAGTTCTTTGGAAATTTAATCTTAGAAAAAGATATCTCCAATAATACCGGACAATCGGTTACAAAAACAGAGGAGAATAATCATTCcacatttaagaaaaattctgaAGAGCAGAAGTTAGCAATGGATATATTTGAAGAgtgtaatacaaattttaatttaactgatTTACCATTGTTATCATCAGAAGCTCAACAGCAgcaatcattaaatttattgacttCCGAAAGTGCAGCATTATTCGATGAAATTCTGAATGATAAGCAACAATGCACAAATAATGATTGGGAAGGCATATCAAATGATACTTTCCTACCgccaaatattttgaaacagaGTTTGGGAGATGCAGCACTAGGTATGGGACAGAAGAGTGTCACAACTAATAACGTGGACGACaaa AAAAAGAACAAGACTGGAAAGCAAAAAGGTAACTCATGGTTGGACTTATTTGCAGAATTGGATCCATTGGCTAATCCAATGGAGAATCTTTCTGGTGATAGTAATGCTTCTGCTTAA